The genomic interval GGAAGGGGTGGTGGAGGCCACCCTCCAAGTCCTCCCCCCCTTGGTGCAAGACCTTTCGCGGCGCATAGATACCCTGCGGGAAGAGGTCAAGGCCGAGCTGAGGGAAACCCGGACCCATACGGAAGGCCGGTTGGGGTCCTTGGAGAAGCGTCTGGGCGAGGTGGAAAACAAGCTGGAGGCCCGGCTTGCTTCCACGGAAAGGCGCTTGGCGGAGGGGGAAACCAGGCTGGAGTCCCGGATGGACCAGGTACAGGTCCGTCTTGAAGGGCAGATCCAGCAGGTCCGCCAAGAGCTGGAAGGCCGGATTGCCCAAGTGGAAAGCAAGTTGGAAACCCGCATCGGCCAGGTCCAGAGGCACCTGGGTGAACAAATCCACCAGGTGGAAGGGAGACTGGAGGCCAGGATCGGCCAGGTCCAAAGCCAACTGGAAGGACAGATCCAGCAAATCCAAAAGGAGCTGGACACCCGAACGAAGCAGCTGGAAACCCACATCGGCCAGGTCCAGAGGCACCTGGGTGAACAAATCCACCAGGTGGAAGGGAGACTGGAAGCCAGGATCGGCCAGGTCCAAAGCCAACTGGAAGGACAGATCCAGCAAATCCAAAAGGAGCTGGACACCCGAACGAAGCAGCTGGAAACCCACATCGGCCAGGTCCAGAGCCACCTGGGTGAACAAATCCACCAGGTGGAAAGGAGACTGGAGGCCAGGATCGGCCAGGTCCAAAGCCAACTGGAAGGACAGATCCAGCAGCTGGAAAGCCGGATGGCAAAGCTGGAGACCAGGCTGGAAGCCCTGCGCCAGGAGGTCAAGGCGGATATCAACACCGCCTTCAACAAGGCCATGCTGGTCTTCACCGCCATCGGCGCGGTGTTGGCCCTGCTAACCCTTCTCCACTAAGGCTCAACCCGCAAGGCCCGAAGGAAGAGGTTCCGGTCCTCAGGGGGCTGGTAGAGGTCGTTGGGGAAGACCAAGGCCAGGGTTCCCTTCCCCGTGGTGGTCACCCAGACCTCCACCACCCCCCGCACCTCCCCCTGCCAGAGCACCCGGCTTCCCTCCACCACCACCGCGTAAGGCCCTTTCCCGTGGGCCAGGGTGCCCTCGAGGACCAGCCCCACCCGCCCCTTCCGGCAAAGGGGGATCTCCACCACCCCGTTGCTCCATAGCTCCGCCCGCTCGGGAATGGACCCGGGAACGCAGGCTTCTTGGGTGAGGGGGGCCAGGCGGAAACCCTGGTCCAAGGACCAAAGGGCCAGGGAAACCCCGAGGGCAAAGGTCCCAAGGCCCAAAACCCAGGCCAAGACCCTCACCACCGCACCTCCTTCTCCAGCACATAGCGGGGCCTTAGGGCCAGGCGGTGCTGGCTGAAGAGGAGGACCCTAAGCCGGTACTCCCCGGGAGGTAGACCCTCTGGTACCCGGAAAATAACCCGCTTGTCCCCCGGCCACTCCCAGCCCAGGCGCTGGCAGCCCTTTTGGCAAAGCCACACCTGGACCCTGTACCCCTCCCCTCCCACGAGGCGCAAGAAACCCACCCCCTCCGGGGGAAGGGCCAGGTAGGCCAGCCTGGGGGGAGGGGTGGGGGGGCGGGTGGCCAGGTAGAGGAAGGGCAAGGACCAAAGAAGGGCCACGGCCCCCGCCCAACCCAAGGTGGCGGGAAGCCTTACCCCCCGAGCCAGGGCCATCCCCCCCAGGAGGAAGAAGACCTCCCCCCGGAAGGGGCTCGGGACGCTAAAGGGGTTATCGCTCATCCCCATGGCCACAAAGGCCAGGAGGAGGGAGAAAAGGAGCCCCTCCCCCCAGGCGGCGGCCAAAAACCCCCCCACCAGGAGAAGAAGCCCCACCCCACCCAACACCCCGCCTTCCCCCAGGGCCTGGAGAAGGTGGTTGTGGGCAAAGCTCCACAAACCCCCAAGGGGCCTAAGCCCATCAGGGCAGGTGAGGCCCCGGGCCTCGAGGAGGGGGAAGAGAAAGCAGTCGCCAAAGAGGGTCCCCTTCAGGTAATCCCCCAGCACATAGGGCCCCACCCCCGTCCAGGGATGGGCCCGGTAGACCTCATAGGCCCTGAGCCATAGCCCCTCGCGCCCCGAAAGGTGGGTCTGGAAGAAGCGCTCGGAAAGAGGGTTGTCGGAGGTGAAAGCGGCGAAGAGGACCAGCCCGGCTACCCCCAAGGCCCAAAACCCCCGCCCGCGGAAAAGAAGCCCAAAAGCCCCCCCAAGGAGCAGGGCCAGCATCCCCCCGCGGCTCGCGCTGAGGAGCAAAACCGCTCCCCCCAAAAGGCCCAGAAGGAGGCGGAAGGGCCAGGAATAACGGGTGTAGGCGGCAAGGAGGACCCCCACTGCCCCCATGAACCCCAGGCCCACCGGGCTATGGAAGGGGTGCATAAGCCTTTCCCCCACCACCCTGTCCCCGAAGGTCAGGTACGAGGCCAGGAAGGCCGTCAGGTAGAGGAGGAAAAGGCCATACCCCAAAGGCCTTAGGGCCCGGGATGGGGAAGGGGCCTGGAGGCCCAAGGCCACCCCCGCCCCCAAGAGGCCCAGCACGTAAAGAAGCCGGCCCAGGGCCAAGGGGAAGGCCCAGGCTTCCGGGGCCAGAAGGGCGGGAAGGAGAAGGAAAAGGGCGTAGATACCCAAAAGGCCCAGGGCCCAGGGGGAAAGCCGCCTCAGGTAACCCAAGAATAGGGGGGCTAAAAGGGCCAGGGGAGGGAAAAGGGGAGCCAAGCCCAGGGCCAGAGGCAGCCAGCGCACCACGCCCAATATACGCCAAGGAGGCCCTAAGACGCTCCTCAAGATCCTCTGGTAAAGTGCCTCCCATGAGGGGACAAAGCCGCCTTCTTCTGGCCCTGGCCCTTTTTCTGGCCTCCTCCTTAGGAGCCCGCTTCGCCGCCTTCAGCGTGGAGCCCTTCGGCACCCAAAGGGTCAACCTGGACACGGGGGTAACCACCCTGCCCCAAGGGGGAATCCTCACCGACCACGAGAACGGCCTCCGCCTTAAGGCGGGCTACATCGAGTACAAGGAGGGGAGCTTCGTGCGGGCCAAGGGGGCCGAGCTCCTTTCGGAGAAGGAAACCTTCCTGGCCCAGACCCTCGAGCACGATATCCCCAAGCAGGAAGCCCGCTTTACCGGCCTCACCTTCAGCAACGCGGATTTCAAGGGGCTAAAGGCCGAGCGGGCCCTGGCCCTATTCTCCGAGGACCTCGTGATCCTGAAGGGCAGGGTGCAGGCGGAAAAGCCCAGGCTCCAGGCGGAAACCCTGGTGGTGAACCTAAAGGAGCGCGAAGCCCTGGCCCTGGGAAGCTTCACCTACCAGGAAGGAAAGGCCACCCTAAGGGGCCAAGGGCCAAGCGCCCGGCTTTACCTGCGCTTCGCCTCCGGTAAGGTGCAGGCCACCACCAAAATCCCTCCCGGGGCAGGTGCCCTGGCCCAGTACGCCAACCGCCTCCCATGACCCTCTACCGGCACATCCTCAAGGAAAGCCTCCCGCTTCTCCTCTTGGCCCTCCTTTTCCTCACCCTCGTCTACCTCTTCGGCTTCTTCTACGCCGGGGCCCGCTGGCTGGAAGGGGTGCCCTTGGTCAAGGTGGCGCGTTGGCTTTCCTACCACGTGCCCGGGGTCCTGGTCCAGGTTTTCCCCATCGCCTTGGTCACCACCACGGTCCTGGTCTTCGGCAGGCTTTCCGCGGAAGGGGCCCAGTTCGCCCTGCTCTCGGGGGGGATTCCCCTTTGGCGGGCGGCCCTGCCCCTGGTGGGAACAGGGGCTTTGCTGAGCGGCGCGGCCCTCTACCTGCAGGAAAAGCTGGTTCCCTACTACAACGAAAGGGTACGGGTGGCCTGGTGGGACGAGATCCATACGCAAGGGGCCGGGCTATTCCGCCTAAAGGGCCTACAGATCCCCATCGGCAAGGGACGAAGCCTCTACTTTGAGGACTTCGACATGGGGAAAAAGGAGATGGTGAAGGTGCGGATCACCTCCTTCCAGGGGGAGGAGGGCACCTTCCTCTTCGCCGAGCGGGGAAACTGGGAGGACCGGGTGATCACCCTGAAGGAGTACCGCTTCTACCGGGTGGATTTCGCCGAGGTTCCCCGGCTGGAAACCGCCAAGGACCTCTTGGCCCAGACCCGCAAGGTCTTCCGGGTGGTGAGCCAGGGGAAGGTCTTGGAGGTGGAGTCCGACCTCTCCCGGGCCCGGGCCATCGCCGACTACGCCGACACCTTCAGCTTTGGCCAGGATAGCCTCTCGGGGGCCTGGGCCAAGATGCGGGACCCCTTTTTGGCCCCCCTGGAAAAGTGGCGGGCCCGGCTGGAGTTTCACTCCAAGCTGGCCCTGCCCCTGGCCAACCTGGTCCTGGTCCTCCTGGCCACGGCCATGGCCCTACGCTATGGCCGGAGCACGGGGCTCGCCCTGGGCCTAAGCGTGGTGCTGGCCCTGGGGTACTATGGGGCCTTCTTCCTGGGCCGCTCCTTGGCGGGGATCGGGGCCCTCCCCCCGGAGCTTGGGGCCTGGGGGGCCAACCTGCTCTTCCTCCTTTTGGGGATCAGGGCCTTACGGTAAACGCCTTACCCCCTGGGTTTCCCCAGGGGGTTTCTGGTGGAGCCGAGGGGATTCGAACCCCTGACCTCCTCAATGCCATTGAGGCGCGCTCCCAACTGCGCCACGGCCCCAGGCAACGCCTATGGTACCGAGGGGGAAGGGTTTTGTCAACGGGTCCAGAGGCCGATCAAAAGGGCCAGGGCCACGAAGACCACCCCCAGGATGACGGTGAGCCGGTAAAGCCCCCCGGTGACCCCGCGGGCGGAAAAGAGGTCCGCGGAGGCCCCCATGAGGTCTCCGGCGCCCTGCTTGGGCTCCTGCACCAGGACCAGGTAGACCAAAAGCCCGGCCACGCCCAGGTAGAGGAGGATGACCAAGGTGTAAAGGAAGTCCATACCCCTACCACTTTAACGGGAAGCAAGGGCCGTGTCCACACCGGACCCAGGGGCGGTATAAAGAGGTGTGGAACTGGAGGACATCTACGCCGCCCACCGGCGCATCCGCCCCTATATCCACCGCACCCCCCTCCTCACCTCGAGGCTCCTGGATGTACTCCTGGGAAAGCGCGTGCTTTTAAAAGCCGAGCACCTGCAGAAGACGGGAAGCTTCAAGGCCCGGGGGGCTCTTTCCAAGGCCCTGACCCTAGAAAGCCCCAAGGGGCTCCTGGCGGTGAGTAGCGGCAACCACGCCCAGGGTTTGGCCTACGCCGCCCGGATCCTGGGGGTCAAGGCCCTCATCGTGATGCCGGAGGAGGCAAGCCCCTACAAGAAGGAGGCGGCCCGGGCCTACGGGGCCCAGGTGGTGGACCAAGGGGTTAGGGTGGAAAACCGGGAGGAGGTGGCCAGGGCCCTTCTCCTGGAAACCGGGTACGCCTTCATCCATCCCTTCGATGATCCCCTGGTCATGGCCGGCCAGGGCACCGCCGGGCTGGAGCTCATGGCCCAGGCAGGGGAGCTAGGCCTTTTCCCGGAAGCGGTCCTGGTCCCGGTGGGGGGAGGGGGGCTCATCGCCGGGGTGGCCACGGCGGTAAAGGCCCTCTCCCCCAGCACCCTGGTCCTGGGGGTGGAGCCCGAAGGGGCGGACGACGCCAGGAGGAGCCTGGAGGAAGGCGGGATCGTGCGCCTGCCCCAGGCCCCCAAAACCCGGGCGGACGGGGTAAGGACCCTGGCCCTGGGCCAGCACACCTTCCCCATCCTGAAGGGGAAGGTGGACGCCATTCTCACCGTGAGCGAGGAGGCCATCCTGGAGGCCGAGGGGCTCCTCTTCACCCGCACCAAGCAGGTGGTGGAGCCCACCGGGGCCCTCCCCTTGGCCGCCGTGCTGGAGCATGGGAAAGGGCTTCCTGGGGTCCTGGCCCTCCTCCTTTCGGGGGGAAACCGGGGGTTTTGCCCCGCCCCCTAGGTCAGGTATCCTGGAAAATCCAGCATCGTGATGGGCTATTTTCAAGGGTCCTTGCCCGCTACTTGTCCCCAAGTGTCCTGGCCCTGCCTTTGCCCCAGCCGATGAGGAAGCTTTGGAACCCAAGCGCCCGAGGTGGGACTTCTTTCCCTGGGAAGGAGGAGTAAGCTTACCCCGTGATCGTCAAGGAAGCGCTCCTACCCATAGAGGAAGTGGCCGGCAAGCTGGGCTTAAGCCGGGATAGGCTCTACCTCTACGGCCCCCACATGGCCAAGGTCCTGGGGGAACCCCCTACGGCCAAAGGGAAGCTGATCCTGGTCACCGCCATCACCCCCACTCCGGCCGGGGAGGGAAAGACCACCACCGCCATCGGCCTGGTGGATGCCCTATGGCGGCTTGGGAAAAGGGCCGCCTTGGCCCTGAGGGAGCCCTCCTTGGGCCCGGTTTTCGGGGTGAAGGGCGGGGCCACAGGGGGAGGCAGGGCACGGGTGGAGCCCCAACACGAGATCAACCTCCACTTCACCGGGGACTTCCATGCGGTGACCAGCGCGGTCAACCTCCTGAATGCCCTCCTGGACAACCACCTGCACCAGGCAAACGAGCTGGGAATCGACCCCAGGCGCATCGAGCTCAAGCGGGCCATCGACATGAACGACCGGTCCTTAAGGCACATCGTCCTGGGCCTTGGGGGCAAGGCCCATGGGGTGCCCCGGGAAGGAGGGTTTGAGCTCACCGTGGCCACCGAGGTCATGGCCCTCATGAGCCTGGCCCGGGACTTTAAAGACCTGCAAAAGCGCCTGGGAAGGATGCGGGTGGGCTTCACCTACGAGGGAAAGCCCGTCTACGCTGAGGACCTGGGGGCGGTGGGGGCCATGGCCGCCCTCCTAAGGCAGGCCTTCCTCCCCAACCTGGTGCAGACGGCGGAGGGGAACCCCGCCTTCATCCACATGGGGCCCTTTGGCAACATCGCCCACGGCACCAACTCCCTAAGGGCAAGCCTCTTCGCCTTGGGGCTGGCGGACTACGTGGTGCAGGAAGCGGGGTTTGCCACGGATCTGGGCATGGAGAAGTTCATGAACGTGGTGGCCCGCACCGCGGGCCTGGTCCCCGAGGCGGTGGTGCTGGTGGTCACCCTCCGGGCCCTCCGCTACCACGGGGGGCAGGATGCCTACGGGATGCCGGACCCCCAGGCGGTGGCCAGGGGCCTGGCCAACCTGGAGAAGCACGCGGAGAACGTGGAGCTATTCGGCTTCAAGCCGGTGATCGCCCTAAACCGCTTCCCCACGGACGCCCTGGAGGAGATCGCCCTGGTGCGGGAGTTTGCCCAAGAAAGGGGCCTACCCTTCGCCCTAAGCGAGGTCTACGCCAAAGGAGGGGAAGGGGGGTCGGAGCTGGCGGAAAAGGTCTTGGAGGCCCTCTCCCTGCCCCATGCCTACCGGCCCCTCTATCCCCTGGAGATGCCCCTCGAGGAGAAGGTGGAAACCATCGCCACCCGCATCTACGGGGCCGAGGGAGTGGAGTGGAGCGAGGAGGCCAGGAAGGCCCTTAAAGCCGCCAAGAGGGAGGGGTGCGAGGCCCTCCCCGTGGTCATGGCCAAGGCGGCCACCTCCCTTTCCGACAACCCCAAGCTCCGGGGAAGGCCCAGGGGCTTTAGGGTGCGGGTCACGGACCTGAGGTGCCGGTTTGGGGCAGGGTTCGTGGTGGTCTACATGGGGGGGATTGAGACCCTGCCCGGCCTGCCCAAGGTACCCCAGGCCCTGGGAATCCACGTGGACGAGGAGGGTAACATCCGGGGGATGGACTACTGAGACCGCCCCACCCTGGCCTCGCCAGGGTGGGGGCCCCCGTCCGCAGGACCGAGGGCCGGGCTATACCCCGTGCCCGTCCGCCCGTTGCTTCTCCACGGGAAGCCCCGTGGCCCCGTGGAAGGCCTCCACCTCCTCCAGGAAGCGGCGGAAGAGGTAGAGGGCATCGTGGGGCCCGGGGGCGGCCTCGGGGTGGTACTGCACGGAGAAGACGGGGTAGCGGGCATGGGCCATGCCCTCGAGGGTCCCGTCGTTCAGGTTGATGTGGGTGGGCTTGAACTCCTTCAGGGAGTCGATGTCCACCGCATAGCCGTGGTTTTGGCTGGTGATCTCGATCTTCCCGGTGAGGAGGTTCTTCACCGGGTGGTTGGCCCCCCGGTGGCCGAACTTCATCTTGTAGGTGCGCCCCCCCGCCGCCAGGGCCAGGAGCTGGTGCCCCAGGCAGATGCCGAAGGTGGGAAGTAGCCCCATGAGCTTCCAGATGGTCTCGTGGGCGTAGCGGGGCATGGAGGGGTCCCCGGGGCCGTTGGAGATGAGAAGCCCGTGGGGCTCCAGGGCCATGATCTGGCTGGCCGGGGTCTTCCCGGGCACCACCAGGATCTCGAAGCCCAAAGCGGCCAGGTTCTCCACGATGGCGTGCTTGATGCCAAAGTCCATGACCACGATGCGCCGGCCCGACTTCAGGGTGGGCCAGGCGTAGGGCAGGGGGGTGGAGACCTCGGGGGTCATGTCCCGCCCGTCGATGTCCGTCCAGGCCTTGGCCTCCTGGCGGAGGGCCTCCAGCTCCTCCGGGGTGAAGGCGTGCTGGGGATCCCCGAAAAGGCTGGCGTGGGCGATGGTCCCTTTCAGCACCCCCCCTTCGCGGATCTTCCGCACCAGGGCCCGGGTGTCGATCCCCTCGATCCCCACCACCCCGTAGAATTCCATGAACTCCTTCAGGGTCTGCTGGGCCCTGGGGTTAGAGGCCATGCGGCTAAACTCCTTGGCCACGAAGCCCTTCACCCAGGGGCGGTTGGACTGCATGTCGTAGACGTTGACCCCGTAGTTGCCCTGGTGGGGGTAGGTCATGACCACGATCTGCCCGTGGTAGCTGGGGTCGGTCATGATCTCCTGGTAGCCGGTCTGGGCGGTGTTAAAGACCACCTCCCCCACCGTCTTCCCCCGGGCCCCGAAGGCGTAGCCGTGGTAGACGGTGCCGTCCTCCAGGACCAAAACCGCTCGCTCCTTCACTCCAGCCATTCCTCCTCCTTTACCTCCTCTACCTCCTCTAGGCCCACCTGCTTCGGGAGATCCACGCCCATCTCCCCCCCATGGGGATTGAAAAGGACCAGGCGCACCCAGCCCCGCACCCGGAAGGGGTGCCGCCCCCCGCAAACCCCAAGGCCTTTGGCCTTGCCCCAGTTCCCTCCGGGAAACCGGCTTAAGCCGCTTCGCCATGGGGTAGACCAAGGCGAACCTCGCCCAGGGGCGTAGGGGCCTGGCCCCGGGAGACCAAAAAGAGAGGCCCGTCCTCCAGGGCCGCCTGCAGGTTAGCCTCGCGCCCCCTTAAGCCCTTGCCCGTGGCCCAGACCCCGGGCAGGTCTGGAATCCCCCCGTGGTAGGGCTCCTCGCCCTCCATGAGCCCGTGGCGGGCCCGGGCCATGGCCTCCTCCAGGTGGCGGGTTAAGGTGCCCATCCCATCCATTCTAGCCCCCGAAAGCCCCCGGGGAAAGGCTCTTGATGACGGCGATCTCCCGGCAGTTCTCGTAGAAGGGGCAGGCGTTGCACTCGCTCCACACCTTGGGGGGCAGGGCTTCCCGGGTGGTGACCTGGTAGCCCAAGGAGCGGAAGAAGCCCACCTGAAGCGTCCAGGCGAAGACCCGGGGCAGGCCCAGGTCCCTTGCCTCCCGCTCCGCCCCCAGGACCAGCCAGCGCCCCAGGCCCTCCCCCTGCCGGTTGGGGTGCACCGCAAGGCCCCTGATCTCCGCCAAGTCCCGCCAGAGCACGTGCAGGGCCACGGTGCCCACGATGTGGCCGTCCTCGTCCACGAGGACCTGGAAGTCGCGGATGTTCTCGTAGAGGTGGCTGTGGCTCCTGACCAGCATCAGGCCCTTCTCCGCCCAGTAGCGGATAAGCCAGTAGATGGCGTCCACGTCGCCGAGCCTGGCCTTCCTGAGCTCCACCGCCCTTCCCCTTTGCACCTGGGGCAGGGAAACCGTGGGGAGTTCTATTTTCGTATCAAGCAAGGCCCACCTCCTTTTTAGCCTCAAAAATCCTCTCCCGCACCGCCTCGGGGGCCGTGCCCCCGAAGGAGCGGCGCCTTTGGATGGCGGTTTCCAGCCGGAGTAGGGGCAGGGCATCCTCCGCGAAGAGGGGGTGGTGGGCCTTTAGCTCCTCCAGGGTGAGGTCCTTTAGGGCCCTTCCCTCCTCCACAAGCCGCCGCACCAGGCGCCCCACCACGTGGTGGGCCTCCCGGAAGGGAAGCCCCTTCTCCGCCAGGTAGTCGGCGAGCTCCGTGGCCAGGGCAAAGCCCTCCTCCGCCGCCCGCCACATCCTCTCCCGCCGCCACCTGAGCCCAGGGAGAAGGGTGGCGAGGAGCCTGAGGCTATCCCGGTAGGTGCCGAGGGCATCCAGAAGGGGTTCCTTGTCCTCCTGCAGGTCCTTGTTGTAGGCGAGGGGCAATCCCTTCACCACCGCGGAGAGGGCCACCAGGGCCCCCAAGACCCTTCCCGCCTTGGCCCGGATGAGCTCCAGGATGTCCGGGTTCTTCTTCTGGGGCATGATGGAGGAGCCGGTGGCGAAGGCATCCGGGACCTCCACGAAGGCGAACTCCTCGGTGCTATAGAGGATGAGTTCCTCCGCCAAGCGGGAGAGGTGGAGCATGCCGATGTTGAAGGCAGAAAGCACCTCGAGGGCGAAGTCCCGGCTTGCCACCGCGTCCAAGGAGTTCCGCATGGGAGCGGAAAAGCCGAGCTCCCGCGCGGTGTAGTGGCGGTCTATGGGAAACCCCGTCCCCGCCAGGGCCGCAGCCCCCAGGGGGCTTTCGTTGAGGCGCTTCCTGGCGTCCTCCAGGCGACCAGCATCCCTTAGGAACATCTCGTAGTAGGCCAAAAACCAGTGGGAAAGCAAAATGGGCTGGGCCCGTTGCAGGTGGGTGTAGCCGGGAAGGACGTAAAGGGGCTCCAGGTGCCGCTCCGCCTCCCGCACCAGAACCCGGCGCAGGTCCAAAAGGAGGGCCAGGAGCTCCTCTATGGCCCCCCGGAGGAAAAGCCGGAGATCCGTGGCCACCTGGTCGTTGCGGCTTCTTGCCGTGTGGAGCTTGCCCCCAGGAGGGCCCACCAGCTCGATGAGGCGGGCCTCCAGGTTCATGTGCACGTCCTCAAGCTCCTCCCGCCAGGGGAAGGTGCCCGCCTGGATCTCCTTCTCGATCTGGTCCAGGCCCTTCAGAATGGCCTTTAGCTCCTCCTCGGTGAGAAGGCCCACCCGGTGGAGCATCTGGGCGTGCACCCGGTTCTGCCAAAGGTCCTCCCGCCAAAGGGCCCGATCGAAGGAAAGGGAGGCGTTAAAGCGGGCCGCCAGCTCGCTTGGGCCCTCGGCGAAGCGGCCACCCCAGGTCCTATGCCCCATGGCCCTTCCCTTCCCCCTCTAAGGGAGACCCACCCACCATGGCCCTTACCCGAAGCCTCAGGGCGTTGATCTTGATGAAGCCCTCGGCATCCTTCTGGTGGTAGCCCCCAAGCTCGTCGAAGGAGACCAGGTCCTTCAGGTAGAGGCTTCTTGGGGCCTTCCTCCCCACCACTTGGACGTTTCCCTTGTAGAGCTTGAGCCGGGCCACCCCCGTGACCGCCTGGGCCACGTGGTCGAAGTAGGCCTGAAGGGCCTCCCGCTCCGGAGCGTACCAGAAGCCGTAGTAGACGAGCTCCGCATACTTGGGGGCCAGCTGGTCCCTCTGGTGGAGCACCTCCCGGTCCAGGGTGAGGCTTTCCACCGCCCGGCGGGCGTGGTAGAGGATGGTCCCCCCGGGGGTTTCGTAGACCCCCCGGGACTTCATGCCCACGAAGCGGTTCTCCACCAGGTCCACCCGGCCCACCCCGTGGCGCCCGCCGATCTCGTTGAGCCTCTGCAGCAGGGCTGCCGGGGAAAGCCTTTCCCCGTTCACCGCCACCGGGTCCCCCCGCTCGAACTCCACCTCCACGTACTCCGGGGCGTCGGGGGCCTCCTCGGGGTCCACGGTCATGCGGAACATCCCCTTGGGGGGCTCGGCCCAGGGGTCCTCGAGGACCCCCCCCTCGTAGGAAATATGCAAAAGGTTCCCGTCCATGGAGTAAGGCTTTTCCTGGGTCACGGGAACGGGGATGCCGTGGGCCTCCGCATAGGCGATCATCTCCTGCCGGCCCTTGAAGCCCCACTCCCGCCAGGGAGCGATCACCCGGATGTTGGGCTTCAGGGCGTAGGCGGTGAGCTCAAAGCGCACCTGGTCGTTGCCCTTGCCCGTAGCCCCGTGGGCGATGGCCTCGGCCCCCTCCTCCTCGGCGATCCGCACCAGGTGCTTGGCGATGAGGGGCCGGGCGATGGAGGTGCCCAGGAGGTAGTACCCCTCGTACACCGCCCCCGCGCGGAACATGGGGAAGACGAAGTCCCGCACGAACTCCTCCCGCAGGTCCAGGGCGATGGCCTTGGAGGCCCCGGTCCTGAGGGCCTTCACCCGGGCCTCCTCCACCTCCTCCCCCTGGCCGATGTCCGCGGTGAAGGCGATGACCTCCGCCTTGTAGGTCTCCTTTAGCCACTTGAGGATGATGCTGGTGTCCAGCCCACCGGAGTATGCCAGGACGATCTTCATGCCAACCCCTAGTCTACCCCCTCGAGGGGGTTATGCATAAGTATACAATCCCTGGCCAGGTGGGTCCTAACCAGGGGATTGGCGAAGAAATCACAGGTGGATGGGCTTCTCCCAAGCGGCCAAGGCGGCCTCCTTGAGGACCTCGGAAAGGGAGGGGTGGGCATGGGGGGCCCGGCCCAGGTCCTCGGCGCTGGCCTTGAAGAAGATGGCCAAGGCGGCCTCAGCCAGGACATCCCCCACCCGGGCCCCGATCCCGTGGACCCCCAGGATGCGGTCGGTCTTGGCGTGGGCCAGGACCTTGACGAAGCCCTCCGTTTCCCCCATGGCCCGGGCCCGCCCCGAGGCGGAGTAGGGGAAGCGGCCCACCTTATAGGGCACCCCTTGCGCCTTCAGCTCCTCCTCCGTGTACCCCACCCCCGCCACCTCCGGGTGGGTGTAGACCACGCTGGGAATGGCCTGGTAGTCCACGTGGCCGTACCCCTTGGCCATGTGCTCCACGGCGGCGATCCCCTCCTCGCTGGCCTTGTGGGCCAGCATGGGCCCCCGCACCACGTCCCCAATGGCGTAGATGTGGGGTACGCGGGTCCTAAGGTGCTCGTCCACGGGGATCCGCCCCTTTTCGTCGGTGGCGAGGCCCGCCCTTTCCAGGTCCAGGCCCTCGGTGTAGGGCCTGCGGCCCACGGCGAGAAGGACCCGGTCCGCCGCAAGGACCTCCCCCCCTTCCAGCTCCACCCGGGCACCCTTCCCCTCAGGGCGCACCGCCTGTACCTTCACCCCGGTGCGGATCCCAATCCCCTCCTTCCGGAAGACCTTCTCCGCCGCCCGGGATAGCTCCGCGTCCATGGTGGGGAGGATGCGGTCCAGGTACTCCAGGATCAGGACCTCCGCCCCCAGGCGGTGCCATACCACCCCGAGCTCCAAGCCGATGACCCCGCCCCCCACCACGATGAGGCGGCCCGGCACCTCTGGGAAGGA from Thermus neutrinimicus carries:
- a CDS encoding ATP-binding protein, coding for MPEVEGLGERLEKLEGVVEATLQVLPPLVQDLSRRIDTLREEVKAELRETRTHTEGRLGSLEKRLGEVENKLEARLASTERRLAEGETRLESRMDQVQVRLEGQIQQVRQELEGRIAQVESKLETRIGQVQRHLGEQIHQVEGRLEARIGQVQSQLEGQIQQIQKELDTRTKQLETHIGQVQRHLGEQIHQVEGRLEARIGQVQSQLEGQIQQIQKELDTRTKQLETHIGQVQSHLGEQIHQVERRLEARIGQVQSQLEGQIQQLESRMAKLETRLEALRQEVKADINTAFNKAMLVFTAIGAVLALLTLLH
- a CDS encoding O-antigen ligase family protein, encoding MRWLPLALGLAPLFPPLALLAPLFLGYLRRLSPWALGLLGIYALFLLLPALLAPEAWAFPLALGRLLYVLGLLGAGVALGLQAPSPSRALRPLGYGLFLLYLTAFLASYLTFGDRVVGERLMHPFHSPVGLGFMGAVGVLLAAYTRYSWPFRLLLGLLGGAVLLLSASRGGMLALLLGGAFGLLFRGRGFWALGVAGLVLFAAFTSDNPLSERFFQTHLSGREGLWLRAYEVYRAHPWTGVGPYVLGDYLKGTLFGDCFLFPLLEARGLTCPDGLRPLGGLWSFAHNHLLQALGEGGVLGGVGLLLLVGGFLAAAWGEGLLFSLLLAFVAMGMSDNPFSVPSPFRGEVFFLLGGMALARGVRLPATLGWAGAVALLWSLPFLYLATRPPTPPPRLAYLALPPEGVGFLRLVGGEGYRVQVWLCQKGCQRLGWEWPGDKRVIFRVPEGLPPGEYRLRVLLFSQHRLALRPRYVLEKEVRW
- a CDS encoding LptF/LptG family permease, producing MTLYRHILKESLPLLLLALLFLTLVYLFGFFYAGARWLEGVPLVKVARWLSYHVPGVLVQVFPIALVTTTVLVFGRLSAEGAQFALLSGGIPLWRAALPLVGTGALLSGAALYLQEKLVPYYNERVRVAWWDEIHTQGAGLFRLKGLQIPIGKGRSLYFEDFDMGKKEMVKVRITSFQGEEGTFLFAERGNWEDRVITLKEYRFYRVDFAEVPRLETAKDLLAQTRKVFRVVSQGKVLEVESDLSRARAIADYADTFSFGQDSLSGAWAKMRDPFLAPLEKWRARLEFHSKLALPLANLVLVLLATAMALRYGRSTGLALGLSVVLALGYYGAFFLGRSLAGIGALPPELGAWGANLLFLLLGIRALR
- the secG gene encoding preprotein translocase subunit SecG, with amino-acid sequence MDFLYTLVILLYLGVAGLLVYLVLVQEPKQGAGDLMGASADLFSARGVTGGLYRLTVILGVVFVALALLIGLWTR
- a CDS encoding threonine/serine dehydratase; this translates as MELEDIYAAHRRIRPYIHRTPLLTSRLLDVLLGKRVLLKAEHLQKTGSFKARGALSKALTLESPKGLLAVSSGNHAQGLAYAARILGVKALIVMPEEASPYKKEAARAYGAQVVDQGVRVENREEVARALLLETGYAFIHPFDDPLVMAGQGTAGLELMAQAGELGLFPEAVLVPVGGGGLIAGVATAVKALSPSTLVLGVEPEGADDARRSLEEGGIVRLPQAPKTRADGVRTLALGQHTFPILKGKVDAILTVSEEAILEAEGLLFTRTKQVVEPTGALPLAAVLEHGKGLPGVLALLLSGGNRGFCPAP
- a CDS encoding formate--tetrahydrofolate ligase, coding for MIVKEALLPIEEVAGKLGLSRDRLYLYGPHMAKVLGEPPTAKGKLILVTAITPTPAGEGKTTTAIGLVDALWRLGKRAALALREPSLGPVFGVKGGATGGGRARVEPQHEINLHFTGDFHAVTSAVNLLNALLDNHLHQANELGIDPRRIELKRAIDMNDRSLRHIVLGLGGKAHGVPREGGFELTVATEVMALMSLARDFKDLQKRLGRMRVGFTYEGKPVYAEDLGAVGAMAALLRQAFLPNLVQTAEGNPAFIHMGPFGNIAHGTNSLRASLFALGLADYVVQEAGFATDLGMEKFMNVVARTAGLVPEAVVLVVTLRALRYHGGQDAYGMPDPQAVARGLANLEKHAENVELFGFKPVIALNRFPTDALEEIALVREFAQERGLPFALSEVYAKGGEGGSELAEKVLEALSLPHAYRPLYPLEMPLEEKVETIATRIYGAEGVEWSEEARKALKAAKREGCEALPVVMAKAATSLSDNPKLRGRPRGFRVRVTDLRCRFGAGFVVVYMGGIETLPGLPKVPQALGIHVDEEGNIRGMDY